From one Lotus japonicus ecotype B-129 chromosome 3, LjGifu_v1.2 genomic stretch:
- the LOC130748153 gene encoding cytochrome P450 CYP82D47-like, translating into MALDTLLSWSTTEPFTIPATLLFFFFLLFWSLKKRSQPNTPKKANPPPEAGGAWPFIGHLPLLGGSQPPHITLGSLADKYGPIFTLRLGAHRALVVSNSELAKECFTVNDKAFATRPKTLANEIVGKNLFGFLPYGSYWRDVKKIATVEVLSAKRTEMLKHVMEQEVKAAMKDSYDSWAKMKESGSEKVVVTEMEKWFADITLNVVFRTVLGKRLVARMGSDGNEEENKKIREVVREFFRLMGLFTVSDALPYLRWLDLDGEEKKMKKTSKELDDLATVWLEQHKQKRKNNGSGEWKKGEYDFMDVFLSIVDDEGFHGHDGDTIIKATCLQLILAGTDTTTATLTWAISLLLNNREALNKATHEIDTQMGGRTKIVESDLEKFVYLQAIIKETLRLYTVVPLNVTHMSMEDCVVGGYHVPAGTHLLTNISKINRDPSIYSDPMEFRPERYLTTHKDLDLKGKNFEFIPFGSGRRICPGISFALQLIKMTLATLLHGFDIVTLDGGPVDMVEMSGLTNSNASPVQVILTPRQSNQVYSQN; encoded by the exons ATGGCTTTGGATACTCTCCTCTCATGGTCAACCACCGAGCCATTTACAATCCCAGCCACattgttgtttttctttttccttcttttctggTCACTCAAGAAAAGAAGCCAACCTAACACACCCAAAAAGGCAAACCCGCCACCGGAAGCTGGCGGTGCATGGCCTTTTATCGGCCACCTCCCCCTCTTAGGTGGGTCCCAACCACCTCACATCACGTTGGGAAGCCTGGCTGATAAATACGGACCCATCTTCACCTTGCGTTTAGGTGCTCATCGAGCTTTGGTGGTGAGCAACTCAGAATTAGCCAAAGAGTGTTTTACAGTAAACGACAAAGCGTTTGCTACTCGTCCCAAAACTTTAGCCAATGAAATTGTGGGTAAaaacttatttggtttcttaCCCTACGGTTCATATTGGCGTGACGTGAAAAAGATAGCCACAGTGGAAGTCCTTTCCGCCAAACGCACGGAGATGCTGAAGCATGTGATGGAACAGGAGGTGAAGGCAGCAATGAAAGATAGCTATGATTCTTGGGCAAAGATGAAGGAGAGTGGTAGTGAAAAAGTGGTGGTTACTGAGATGGAGAAATGGTTTGCGGACATAACACTGAATGTGGTGTTCAGAACGGTGTTAGGAAAACGCCTAGTTGCGAGAATGGGTAGTGATGGGAATGAGGAAGAGAACAAAAAGATTCGGGAGGTAGTTAGGGAATTCTTTCGTCTCATGGGGTTATTTACTGTTTCCGATGCTCTACCATATTTAAGATGGTTGGATTTGGATGGTGaggagaagaaaatgaaaaaaacatcTAAAGAATTAGATGACCTTGCTACGGTTTGGCTTGAGCAACacaaacaaaagagaaagaatAATGGTTCAGGGGAATGGAAAAAGGGTGAATATGACTTTATGGATGTGTTTCTTTCAATTGTAGATGATGAAGGTTTCCATGGTCATGATGGTGATACCATAATAAAAGCGACATGTCTG CAACTAATTTTGGCCGGCACAGATACTACGACGGCAACATTAACTTGGGCTATCTCTTTACTTCTCAACAATCGTGAAGCCCTAAACAAGGCCACACATGAGATAGACACACAAATGGGAGGAAGAACTAAGATAGTGGAATCAGACTTGGAGAAATTTGTGTATCTTCAAGCCATTATTAAGGAAACATTGCGCTTATACACAGTCGTTCCGTTAAATGTGACTCACATGTCTATGGAAGATTGTGTTGTGGGTGGATACCATGTGCCCGCTGGCACGCATCTCCTGACTAACATTTCAAAAATTAACCGAGATCCTTCAATATATTCTGATCCAATGGAGTTTCGTCCAGAGAGATACCTCACAACCCATAAAGACCTTGATCTGAAGGGCAAAAATTTTGAGTTCATCCCATTTGGTTCAGGCAGAAGAATATGTCCAGGAATCTCTTTCGCTCTTCAACTGATTAAAATGACACTTGCTACATTATTGCATGGGTTTGATATCGTGACTCTTGATGGAGGACCAGTTGATATGGTTGAAATGTCCGGGTTAACCAACAGCAATGCTTCTCCAGTCCAAGTCATTCTTACACCACGGCAATCTAACCAAGTTTAcagtcaaaattaa